In a single window of the Cupriavidus sp. P-10 genome:
- a CDS encoding LysR family transcriptional regulator encodes MRLRQIEVFRAVMLTGTVSEAARLLHVSQPVVTRVLQHAEASLGFRLFERVRGRLQPTPEANALYGDVERLYGEIERVRRVSESLRHKGAGRLRVAATPSLANPLLVPAVRRFCARHPDTQVQVLTHHTDEIVGALLANQIDLGFAFSPPRHEAISSEPVASGRMLLAVPRGQPLPAAGRRRQVPMQRLMDRPFIGYDDNSSLGLLVRQTLARHALEPRSTLEVQTYSLALALVDAGLGLTLLDQYTALSANPGHVALHDVAPELPFEIQMLRASHRAGSSLADDLRAQFAQAAQELAATLAQRLEVPVVSLDGALPGGAKVRTPIPE; translated from the coding sequence ATGCGCCTGCGCCAGATCGAAGTCTTCCGCGCGGTCATGCTGACCGGCACCGTCAGCGAAGCCGCGCGCCTGCTGCACGTGTCGCAGCCGGTGGTCACGCGCGTGCTGCAGCATGCGGAGGCCTCGCTCGGCTTTCGCCTGTTCGAGCGCGTGCGCGGGCGGCTGCAGCCGACGCCGGAGGCCAACGCCTTGTACGGCGATGTCGAAAGGCTATACGGCGAGATCGAGCGCGTGCGCCGCGTCTCGGAAAGCCTGCGCCACAAGGGTGCCGGGCGCCTGCGCGTGGCGGCCACGCCGAGCCTGGCCAACCCGCTGCTGGTGCCGGCGGTGCGGCGCTTCTGCGCGCGCCACCCCGACACCCAGGTGCAGGTGCTGACCCACCATACCGACGAGATCGTCGGCGCGCTGCTGGCCAACCAGATCGACCTGGGTTTCGCCTTCTCGCCGCCGCGCCACGAGGCCATTTCGAGCGAACCGGTCGCCAGCGGCCGCATGCTGCTGGCGGTGCCGCGCGGCCAGCCGCTGCCCGCCGCGGGGCGCCGCCGCCAGGTGCCGATGCAGCGGCTGATGGATCGCCCCTTCATCGGCTATGACGACAACAGCTCGCTCGGCCTGCTGGTACGCCAGACGCTGGCGCGGCACGCGCTCGAGCCGCGCTCGACACTGGAGGTGCAGACCTACTCGCTGGCGCTGGCGCTGGTCGATGCCGGACTCGGCCTGACGCTGCTGGACCAGTACACCGCGCTCAGCGCCAATCCCGGCCATGTGGCGCTGCATGATGTGGCGCCGGAACTGCCGTTCGAGATCCAGATGCTGCGCGCCAGCCACCGCGCCGGCTCCAGCCTGGCCGACGACCTGCGCGCGCAGTTCGCGCAGGCCGCGCAGGAACTGGCGGCCACGCTGGCGCAGCGGCTGGAAGTGCCGGTGGTCAGCCTGGACGGCGCGCTCCCGGGCGGCGCCAAGGTGCGCACGCCGATACCGGAGTGA
- a CDS encoding hemolysin family protein: protein MFVLTLTALVLVSAFFSISEIALTAARRTKLQVLSERGDGRATRVLLLKEEPGNFFTIVQIGVNSVAILAGILGEKHVSDLLLETLSPYMQVVHAQRVANIGSFLIVTLLFIQFADLIPKRIAMTFPERCALAVIDPMLTLLRVLKPLVWIFNAAADATLRLLRLPTKPVDQITTEDIAAMVDAGAEAGVLHKHELHLIENVFELEFKGITAIMTPRDDVVFLSLDESADSVRRKLVNQPHAQYPVCGHDLDDVQGYIDSKDILQLLLADESATVIGNIGRHHDKNVLVIPDTLTLSESLTRFREMHQSFAVVMNEYGLVVGIVTLDDIVGALMGDILYSSEDEQIVRRDDSSWLVDGVTPLVDLKKALELDALPGEDYVDTAGGLVIYALKRIPKKSESITVAGYRFEVLDIDHHKIDQLLVSRLPSPEEAAAQQP, encoded by the coding sequence ATGTTCGTCCTGACCCTGACCGCTCTTGTCCTGGTCAGCGCCTTCTTCTCCATCTCCGAGATCGCGCTGACCGCCGCACGCCGCACCAAGCTTCAAGTCTTGTCCGAGCGCGGCGATGGCCGCGCCACGCGCGTATTGCTGCTCAAGGAAGAGCCAGGGAATTTCTTCACCATCGTGCAGATCGGCGTCAACAGCGTGGCCATCCTGGCCGGTATCCTCGGCGAGAAGCATGTGTCCGACCTGCTGCTGGAAACGCTGTCGCCGTATATGCAGGTAGTCCACGCGCAGCGCGTGGCCAATATCGGCTCGTTCCTGATTGTGACGCTGCTGTTCATCCAGTTTGCCGACCTGATCCCCAAGCGCATCGCGATGACCTTCCCCGAGCGGTGCGCGCTGGCTGTGATCGACCCGATGCTGACGCTGCTGCGCGTGCTTAAGCCGCTGGTGTGGATCTTCAACGCCGCCGCGGATGCCACCTTGCGCCTGCTGCGCCTGCCGACGAAGCCGGTCGACCAGATCACCACCGAGGACATCGCCGCCATGGTCGATGCCGGCGCCGAGGCAGGCGTGCTGCACAAGCATGAACTGCACCTGATCGAGAACGTGTTCGAGCTCGAATTCAAGGGCATTACCGCGATCATGACGCCGCGCGACGACGTGGTCTTCCTGAGCCTGGACGAGAGCGCCGACAGCGTGCGCCGCAAGCTGGTCAACCAGCCGCATGCGCAGTACCCGGTGTGCGGGCACGACCTGGACGACGTGCAGGGCTATATCGATTCCAAGGACATCCTGCAACTGCTGCTGGCCGACGAAAGCGCCACGGTGATCGGCAATATCGGCCGCCACCACGACAAGAACGTGCTGGTGATCCCCGACACGCTGACCCTGTCGGAGTCGCTGACGCGCTTCCGCGAAATGCACCAGAGCTTTGCCGTGGTGATGAACGAGTACGGGCTGGTGGTCGGCATCGTCACGCTCGACGATATCGTCGGCGCGCTGATGGGCGACATCCTCTACTCCAGCGAAGACGAGCAGATCGTGCGCCGCGACGACAGCTCGTGGCTGGTCGACGGCGTGACGCCGCTGGTGGACCTGAAGAAGGCGCTGGAACTCGATGCCTTGCCCGGCGAGGACTATGTCGACACCGCCGGCGGGCTGGTGATCTACGCGCTCAAGCGCATCCCGAAGAAGTCCGAGTCGATCACCGTGGCAGGCTATCGCTTCGAGGTGCTGGACATCGACCATCACAAGATCGACCAGCTGCTGGTATCGCGACTGCCGTCGCCAGAAGAGGCTGCTGCGCAGCAACCGTAG
- a CDS encoding glutamate/aspartate ABC transporter substrate-binding protein, with amino-acid sequence MKPLHTRLAIRPDARRMLAAAALLLASGVAHAADGDTLKKIKDSGVISLGYRESSIPFSYTDGKEVMGYSHEILLQIVDKVKSELKMPSLQVRLTPITSQNRIPLVQNGTIDIECGSTTNNLERQKQVAFSNSLFVYGIKMLTKKDSGVKEFADLKDRNVVTTAGTTGERLLVKMNGEKTMNMNLISTKDHGQSFLILESGRAAAFVMDEPLLYGERTKAKSAGDWVVVGAPLQTENYACMFRKGDPSFKKLTDGVIADLQTSGRAEKLYNKWFMSPIPPRNINMNYPLSADMKALFAAPNDKAYQ; translated from the coding sequence ATGAAGCCACTGCACACCCGCCTTGCCATCCGTCCTGACGCCCGCCGCATGCTCGCGGCCGCCGCGCTTTTGCTGGCCTCCGGCGTGGCCCACGCCGCCGACGGCGACACGCTGAAGAAGATCAAGGACAGCGGCGTGATCTCGCTGGGCTACCGCGAATCGTCGATCCCGTTCTCGTACACCGACGGCAAGGAGGTGATGGGCTACTCGCACGAGATCCTGCTGCAGATCGTCGACAAGGTGAAGAGCGAGCTGAAGATGCCCAGCCTGCAGGTGCGGCTGACGCCGATCACCTCGCAGAACCGCATCCCGCTGGTGCAGAACGGCACCATCGACATCGAATGCGGCAGCACCACCAATAACCTGGAGCGCCAGAAACAGGTGGCATTCTCCAACAGCCTGTTCGTCTACGGCATCAAGATGCTGACGAAGAAGGATTCGGGCGTGAAGGAGTTCGCCGACCTGAAGGACCGCAACGTGGTCACCACCGCCGGCACCACCGGCGAGCGCCTGCTGGTCAAGATGAACGGCGAGAAGACCATGAACATGAACCTGATCAGCACCAAGGACCATGGCCAGTCCTTCCTGATCCTGGAAAGCGGCCGCGCCGCGGCCTTCGTCATGGACGAGCCGCTGCTGTATGGCGAGCGCACCAAGGCCAAGAGCGCCGGCGACTGGGTAGTGGTGGGCGCGCCGCTGCAGACCGAGAACTACGCCTGCATGTTCCGCAAGGGCGATCCTTCGTTCAAGAAGCTTACCGACGGCGTGATCGCCGACCTGCAGACCAGCGGCCGCGCGGAGAAGCTCTACAACAAGTGGTTCATGTCGCCGATCCCGCCGCGCAACATCAACATGAACTACCCGCTGTCTGCTGACATGAAGGCGCTGTTCGCGGCGCCCAATGACAAGGCCTACCAGTAA
- a CDS encoding phosphatase PAP2 family protein yields the protein MPELPARVGAVADGWLTPGTALGLLGLFTLATVLLLCLVPLLVALLRPLVRWLDGMRVWGAGALSTRVAAQDRPRRLSTLTLRVLERDIAELLLVLVAGAALLACGAALFWLAAEVAEGEEVVHLDQLVFAQLRAWRRDWLDIAMVAVTELGGARISVAVGVAVFAWLWWRRAWITALYWAAALLGARACVMALKLGMARVRPASIYSGLESYSFPSGHATSSMVTYGFLAFLLCLRQPWRVRIPVLALTVVAVVAIGVSRLYLGMHWLSDVAAGYALGLAWIALLGTAYRTLHVPAPRDAVAPGRLGVVAAAAVVVSFSYVAWFRMPDTLERYRQAGPATATVAAQQPLLATAVAIPAAGRSCDGRCPAPRSDSLPR from the coding sequence GTGCCTGAACTGCCGGCGCGCGTAGGCGCGGTCGCCGATGGCTGGCTGACGCCAGGCACGGCGCTGGGGTTGCTGGGCTTATTCACGCTCGCCACGGTCTTGCTGCTGTGCCTGGTGCCGCTGCTGGTGGCGCTGCTGCGCCCGCTGGTGCGCTGGCTCGATGGCATGCGCGTGTGGGGCGCCGGTGCCTTGTCGACGCGCGTGGCCGCACAGGATCGGCCGCGCCGGCTGAGCACGCTGACGCTGCGCGTGCTGGAGCGCGATATCGCCGAGCTGCTGCTGGTGCTTGTTGCCGGCGCCGCGCTGCTGGCTTGCGGGGCAGCGCTGTTCTGGCTGGCCGCCGAAGTCGCGGAGGGCGAGGAGGTGGTTCACCTCGACCAGCTGGTGTTTGCGCAGCTGCGTGCATGGCGCCGCGACTGGCTCGATATCGCCATGGTCGCGGTGACCGAGCTGGGCGGTGCGCGCATCTCGGTGGCGGTCGGTGTGGCGGTGTTCGCGTGGCTGTGGTGGCGGCGCGCCTGGATCACGGCGCTGTACTGGGCCGCGGCGCTGCTCGGCGCGCGCGCCTGCGTGATGGCGCTCAAGCTCGGCATGGCGCGGGTGCGGCCGGCCAGCATCTACAGCGGGCTGGAGTCGTACTCCTTTCCCAGCGGCCACGCCACCAGCAGCATGGTGACCTACGGTTTCCTGGCGTTCCTGCTGTGCCTGCGCCAGCCATGGCGCGTGCGCATCCCGGTGCTGGCGCTGACCGTGGTGGCGGTGGTGGCGATCGGGGTGTCGCGGCTGTACCTGGGCATGCACTGGCTGTCCGACGTGGCCGCGGGCTATGCGCTGGGGCTGGCGTGGATCGCATTGCTCGGCACCGCCTACCGCACGCTGCACGTGCCGGCGCCGCGGGATGCGGTGGCGCCGGGGCGGCTCGGCGTGGTGGCCGCCGCCGCGGTGGTGGTGTCGTTCAGCTACGTGGCGTGGTTCCGCATGCCGGATACGCTGGAGCGCTATCGCCAGGCCGGACCGGCCACGGCTACGGTTGCTGCGCAGCAGCCTCTTCTGGCGACGGCAGTCGCGATACCAGCAGCTGGTCGATCTTGTGATGGTCGATGTCCAGCACCTCGAAGCGATAGCCTGCCACGGTGA
- a CDS encoding D-amino acid dehydrogenase, whose amino-acid sequence MRVVIVGAGVVGMTTAWRLAQDGHAVTVLERHRGPGEETSFANGGQLSYSYVAPLAGPGVMGKVPGWLLRRDSPMRFRPVADPAQWRWLAAFMGACNASTSEATTRKLLRLGFYSRDQLQAFVAQHEHKDSGFGFDFARRGKLVVHRDQAAFASACRLLDYQASLGCEQKALDRDACVALEPALAGIRNEIAGAIYTPSEEVGDCHRFCVSLARLLQHGGGRTGVSLRFGTVVQGLMQQGGRVTGVRTDAGEVPADVVVVAGGIGSVPLLRPLGVRPMLWPLKGYSITVPLASGTRAPHISVTDFANKIVYARIGNTLRVAGMADLVRGGTRIDPERVGTLVAQTRALFDGIVPDLPLAQLQPWAGLRPATPDGLPLIGPSRVSGLWLNLGHGALGFTLAMGSAGLLADRLAGRRPALDAADFDAARA is encoded by the coding sequence ATGCGGGTAGTGATCGTGGGCGCTGGCGTGGTTGGCATGACGACGGCGTGGCGCCTGGCCCAGGACGGGCATGCGGTGACGGTGCTGGAGCGGCACCGGGGCCCGGGCGAGGAAACCAGCTTTGCCAATGGCGGGCAGCTCAGCTACAGCTACGTGGCGCCGCTCGCCGGGCCGGGCGTGATGGGCAAGGTGCCGGGCTGGCTGCTGCGGCGTGATTCGCCGATGCGCTTCCGCCCGGTGGCCGATCCCGCGCAATGGCGCTGGCTGGCCGCCTTCATGGGCGCCTGCAATGCCAGCACCAGCGAGGCCACCACGCGCAAGCTGCTGCGCCTGGGTTTCTATTCGCGCGACCAGTTGCAGGCGTTCGTGGCGCAGCATGAGCATAAGGACAGTGGGTTTGGCTTCGATTTTGCGCGGCGCGGCAAGCTGGTGGTGCACCGCGACCAAGCGGCGTTCGCCTCGGCCTGCCGGCTGCTGGATTACCAGGCCAGCCTGGGTTGCGAGCAGAAGGCACTCGACCGCGATGCCTGCGTCGCGCTGGAGCCGGCCCTGGCCGGCATCCGAAACGAGATTGCGGGCGCCATCTACACGCCGAGCGAGGAGGTGGGAGATTGCCACCGCTTCTGCGTGTCGCTGGCACGGTTGCTGCAACACGGCGGCGGCCGCACTGGGGTGTCCCTGCGCTTCGGCACCGTGGTGCAGGGGCTGATGCAGCAGGGCGGGCGCGTGACCGGCGTGCGCACCGACGCTGGCGAGGTGCCGGCGGACGTGGTCGTGGTCGCGGGCGGCATCGGCAGCGTGCCGCTGCTGCGCCCGCTGGGCGTGCGGCCGATGCTGTGGCCGCTCAAGGGCTATAGCATCACCGTGCCGCTGGCCAGCGGCACGCGCGCGCCGCATATCAGCGTGACGGATTTCGCCAACAAGATCGTTTACGCGCGGATCGGCAATACATTGCGGGTGGCGGGCATGGCCGACCTGGTGCGCGGCGGCACCCGCATCGACCCGGAGCGGGTCGGCACGCTGGTGGCGCAGACGCGCGCACTGTTCGACGGCATCGTGCCGGACCTGCCGCTGGCGCAATTGCAGCCGTGGGCGGGGCTGCGCCCGGCCACGCCGGACGGGCTGCCGCTGATCGGGCCGTCGCGCGTATCCGGGCTGTGGCTGAACCTGGGCCACGGCGCGCTGGGATTTACGCTGGCGATGGGCAGCGCCGGCCTGCTGGCCGACCGTCTGGCAGGGCGCCGTCCGGCCCTCGACGCCGCAGATTTCGATGCCGCGCGCGCGTAG